The Desulfonatronum lacustre DSM 10312 region CCGCCTCCGATGAACACCAAGGAGAACCCATGACGGCCGCCGCAACCACGACTTTGGAAATATCCATCAGCAGCTACGAAGACATCCTGGTCGCCCGACAACACGCCCGAACCGAGGCCCAGCGCATGGGCTTCGGGATGATCAACCAGACCAAGATCGTCACCGCGGTTTCGGAGCTGGCCAGAAACATCGTCGTCCATGCCGGCAAGGGCCGGATGCGCCTCAGTCCGACGCCCAACAACAGCGGCCTGACCCTGGAATTCACGGACCACGGTCCGGGCTTCAAGGACGTGGACCAAGCCATGAGCCGGAGCGTCAGCACCACCAATTCCCTGGGCTTGGGCCTGAGCGGGGCCCGCTCTCTGAGCGACGCCTTTGACATTCGGTCCACGCCTGGCAAGGGCACGACCGTGACCATCACCAAATATCTGAAAAAATGATTGGCGCGGGGGGCGGGAAATGCGAACTTTGATCGTTGACGACAGTACCGCGCGGTTCCTGCTCCAGGAGATGATCGCGCATCTGGGGAGCAACGAGGTGGCGGCCAACGGAGAGGAGGGACTGCGGGCTTTTCTTCGCGCCCATGTCGAGGGCGCTCCCTACGACTTGATTCTTCTTGATGTGATGATGCCGATCATGGATGGACTGACTGCATTGCAGGAAATCCGCAACCAAGAGGAGGCCATGGGGATCAACCCAATGAGTCGGGTCAGGATCATCATGGTCACGGCCTCGAACAGCCCGGAAACAGTCCGGGCGGCCTATAGCAAGAACCATCACGCGGACGGATATCTGGTCAAGCCCGTGGATAAATTCCTCGTCATGGAAGTCATTCGGAGCGTTATGAGCAATTCCAGAGATCAACGCGGCTGAACGACTTCTCCAGCGAAAACGCCCTCAGTTCCCCAGGCTCTGCAACGGTGCCGGAACCCGGCCGCCCAGGTTGATGAAGCGGTCCGAGCCGCCGGAGCCGGGGACGG contains the following coding sequences:
- a CDS encoding anti-sigma regulatory factor, translated to MTAAATTTLEISISSYEDILVARQHARTEAQRMGFGMINQTKIVTAVSELARNIVVHAGKGRMRLSPTPNNSGLTLEFTDHGPGFKDVDQAMSRSVSTTNSLGLGLSGARSLSDAFDIRSTPGKGTTVTITKYLKK
- a CDS encoding response regulator, with amino-acid sequence MRTLIVDDSTARFLLQEMIAHLGSNEVAANGEEGLRAFLRAHVEGAPYDLILLDVMMPIMDGLTALQEIRNQEEAMGINPMSRVRIIMVTASNSPETVRAAYSKNHHADGYLVKPVDKFLVMEVIRSVMSNSRDQRG